One segment of Chelmon rostratus isolate fCheRos1 chromosome 17, fCheRos1.pri, whole genome shotgun sequence DNA contains the following:
- the LOC121620319 gene encoding probable ATP-dependent RNA helicase DDX17 yields MRGSYGDRDRDRGRDRGSPRFGSSRGGPPPGRKFGNPGDRLRKKRWDLDELPKFEKNFYNEHLEVQRMSQYEVEEYRRKKEITVRGSGCPKPIINFHQAQYPQYVMDVLMQQNFKEPTAIQAQGFPLALSGRDMVGIAQTGSGKTLSYLLPAIVHINHQPYLERGDGPICLVLAPTRELAQQVQQVAYDYGKSSRIKSTCVYGGAPKGPQIRDLERGVEICIATPGRLIDFLEAGKTNLRRCTYLVLDEADRMLDMGFEPQIRKIVDQIRPDRQTLMWSATWPKEVRQLAEDFLKDYVQINVGALELSANHNILQIVDVCMESEKDHKLIQLMEEIMAEKENKTIIFVETKKRCDDLTRRMRRDGWPAMCIHGDKSQPERDWVLSEFRSGKAPILIATDVASRGLDVEDVKFVINYDYPNSSEDYIHRIGRTARSTNKGTAYTFFTPGNLRQARELIRVLEEARQAINPKLLQLVDTGRGGGGGGGRPRFRGSSNSNNPNLMYQDECDRRMRSVGGGGSTKDSRGSSSYSRGGSNRDGERSSSSSSSYRDRSSRDGGRNYGSSSNSYDQYQNNNNSSSSSGQYSSSRASSGSGGGGAGQAPPTSSGPQPLMAQQFNPPQPMMGLMGHSPFQFAAPSGRK; encoded by the exons ATGAGAGGCTCGTATGGAGACAGGGATCGAGACCGTGGCCGTGACAGAGG CAGCCCTCGTTTCGGGTCCAGCAGAGGCGGCCCACCGCCGGGTAGAAAGTTTGGGAACCCCGGGGACCGTTTACGAAAAAAGAGATGGGACCTGGATGAGCTTCCCAAATTTGAGAAGAACTTTTATAATGAACATCTGGAAGTGCAGCGAATGAGCCAG TATGAGGTTGAGGAGTATCGcaggaagaaagaaatcacTGTTCGAGGTTCAGGATGCCCTAAGCCCATCATCAACTTCCATCAGGCGCAGTATCCCC AATATGTAATGGATGtactgatgcagcagaacttCAAGGAGCCCACAGCCATTCAGGCACAAGGTTTCCCTTTGGCCCTCAGCGGAAGAGACATGGTGGGCATCGCTCAGACTGGCTCTGGGAAGACCTTATCG TATCTCCTGCCTGCCATTGTGCACATCAATCATCAGCCCTACTTGGAGCGTGGAGATGGACCCATT TGCTTGGTTCTGGCCCCCACAAGAGAGCTGGCGCAGCAGGTCCAGCAGGTGGCTTACGACTATGGAAAGTCATCCCGCATCAAGAGCACTTGCGTGTATGGGGGTGCTCCCAAGGGACCTCAGATCCGAGATCTGGAGAGAG GTGTTGAGATCTGCATTGCTACTCCAGGTCGTCTCATTGACTTCCTTGAGGCTGGAAAGACCAACCTGCGACGCTGCACATACTTAGTTTTGGATGAAGCAGACCGCATGCTGGACATGGGTTTTGAACCACAGATTCGCAAGATTGTGGATCAGATCAGA CCCGACAGACAGACTCTGATGTGGAGTGCCACCTGGCCAAAAGAGGTTCGACAGCTGGCAGAGGACTTTCTGAAAGACTATGTCCAAATCAACGTTGGAGCGCTGGAACTCAGCGCCAATCACAACATCCTTCAGATTGTTGATGTCTGTATGGAGAGTGAGAAGGACCACAA gTTGATCCAGCTGATGGAGGAGATTATGGCTGAGAAAGAGAACAAGACCATCATTTTCGTGGAGACCAAGAAACGATGTGACGATCTCACACGCAGGATGAGACGTGATGG GTGGCCAGCGATGTGTATTCATGGCGACAAGAGCCAGCCAGAGCGAGACTGGGTGTTATCAG AGTTCCGCAGCGGGAAAGCTCCCATCCTCATTGCAACTGACGTGGCCTCGCGTGGTTTGG ATGTGGAGGATGTCAAGTTTGTCATCAATTATGACTATCCCAACTCATCGGAGGACTACATCCATCGCATCGGCCGCACGGCCCGCAGCACCAACAAGGGCACTGCCTACACATTCTTCACTCCGGGGAACCTCCGCCAGGCTCGTGAGCTGATCCGGGTGCTGGAGGAGGCCCGGCAGGCCATCAACCCCAAACTACTGCAGCTGGTTGACACTGGAcgtggaggaggcggaggag GTGGCCGTCCCCGTTTCCGTGGCAGCTCCAATTCTAACAATCCCAACCTGATGTACCAGGATGAGTGTGACAGGCGAATGCGTTCTGTGGGTGGGGGCGGCAGTACCAAGGACAGCcgcggcagcagcagctataGCCGCGGAGGAAGCAACCGGGACGGGGAGCGCTCCTCCTCGTCGTCCTCCTCTTACAGAGATCGCAGCAGCAGGGACGGAGGACGCAACTACGGCTCCAGCTCCAACTCATACGACCAGTaccagaacaacaacaacagcagcagcagcagcggtcaGTACAGCAGCTCCAGGGCCAGCTCTGGCTCAGGGGGCGGTGGAGCAGGGCAGGCCCCACCTACTTCATCGGGCCCCCAGCCTCTAATGGCCCAGCAGTTCAACCCTCCTCAGCCTATGATGGGCCTGATGGGGCACTCACCGTTTCAGTTTGCTGCTCCATCAGGCAGAAAGTAA
- the LOC121620808 gene encoding MICAL-like protein 1 isoform X2, whose product MSNLTQEMREMASPTALREWCRVTCAYYPNVEIKNMSTSFRDGLAFCAIIHKHRPDLIDFRSLFKDNAYQNNELAFAIAETKLGIPALLDPNDMVSSKAPDCLSVITYVSQYYYFFNRKSYGLASLRSSRVAVLNNPAKTKTPDGLKRHKSSADLETSREDRVSNTRPRTVCYLCFKPVHLIQRRLIGGKVYHRSCFRCTVCHSTLLPGSYTQGRDACSLICTHHTTDSKSPDLNQQTGSAENRPKCKFQAGYFSLAGLAITSVPHYTKKTEPQDRLVCKTAETESKEQQERNREVRAGENRDCIAPHLPSPSVKDRTAEGAGRVGPAASLADSKIQQEATKTQEPSELASACARVTEGSGRPVPAPRRTLVPVPAPRTKTSQTMNNSPAAGSPSNQNKCSLGSPHITNPTSGSPKVKTNHPWLTIIHPGPWTQLPPAPAPVPTPRSKALSKLQKSRYRPKEPAPNPFGEHLDEDTKPEPADQTQASEEALCSGNSDNLSGVTNPVVASSEPAGDDSQTGISDPHETGNAGGSLSDMTAAGPHATSGEAQSHALPRSLSVPAITSTHCLSPVDTTETSQCDQVTLCQSKMACKENPFDRKAAMPKSKTFQALPSQRGPAPGHGFPLIKRKVQTDQNVSAENLQVELRELDKHLEALEQRGVELERNLRDCKNDTEEEQMLMEWFSLIQERHDLVRRDTELVYLTKQQKLEESQADVEYELRCLLNKPESDWSQEDRSQERKLMDELVAIIEQRNQIVSSLDQDRQREREEDTLIEVMMKNTEFQKEGLKELKKSKGKFKATKVFKMLHHKAESTKNSVDKKS is encoded by the exons ATGTCAAATCTCACACAAGAAATGCGAGAAATGGCATCACCGACGGCTTTGCGGGAGTGGTGCCGCGTCACGTGCGCTTATTACCCCAATGTGGAAATAAAGAACATGTCAACCTCATTCAGAGACGGACTTGCTTTCTGTGCCATCATCCACAAGCACCGGCCGGACCTGAT AGATTTCAGATCACTCTTCAAAGACAATGCTTATCAAAATAACGAACTG GCCTTTGCGATTGCAGAGACGAAGCTGGGCATCCCTGCGCTGCTGGACCCAAACGACATGGTTTCCAGCAAGGCGCCGGATTGTTTGAGCGTCATCACCTACGTTTCCCAGTATTACTACTTCTTCAACAGGAAGTCTTATG GTCTTGCCAGTTTGAGGTCATCACGTGTCGCTGTCTTAAACAACCCCGCAAAGACTAAAACTCCTGATGGTCTGAAACGCCATAAG aGCTCGGCCGATCTCGAAACCAGCAGAGAAGATCGTGTCTCTAACACACGGCCACGAACGGTGTGTTATCTGTGTTTTAAGCCTGTCCACCTCATACAGAGACGTTTGATTGGCGGAAAGGTCTACCATCGCAGCTGTTTCAG GTGCACAGTGTGCCACAGCACACTTTTACCAGGGTCTTACACACAGGGAAGAGATGCCTGCTCCTTGATCTGCACTCACCACACAACAGACAGTAAAAGTCCAGACCTCAATCAGCAAACTGGATCTGCTGAGAATCGGCCCAAATGTAAGTTTCAAGCAGGTTATTTTTCTCTAGCTGGATTGGCTATCACCAGCGTCCCTCATTACACTAAGAAAACAGAGCCACAGGACAGACTGGTTTGTAAAACAGCAGAGACGGAGAGTAAggaacagcaggagaggaacagagaggtgAGAGCCGGAGAAAACAGAGACTGCATTGCTCCTCATCTCCCCTCGCCCAGCGTTAAAGACAGGACTGCAGAAGGAGCTGGAAGAGTTGgacctgcagcctctctggCAGACAGCAAGATACAGCAGGAAGCAACAAAGACTCAAGAGCCGTCCGAACTCGCTTCAGCTTGTGCACGGGTGACAGAAGGAAGTGGTCGCCCGGTTCCAGCGCCCAGGCGAACCTTAGTCCCTGTTCCTGCACCCAGGACCAAAACTTCCCAGACAATGAACAACTCccctgcagcag GCAGTCCATCCAACCAAAATAAATGTTCACTGGGTTCACCTCACAT CACCAACCCAACCAGTGGTAGCCCtaaagtgaaaacaaaccaCCCATGGCTGACCATCATCCATCCTGGACCCTGGACACAACTGCCTCCCGCTCCAGCTCCAGTACCCACTCCTCGATCCAAAGCTCTCTCTAAGCTGCAGAAGTCGCGCTACAGACCCAAAGAGCCTGCTCCCAATCCATTTGGAGAACATCTGGATGAGGACACTAAACCTGAGCCTGCAGACCAAACTCAGGCCTCCGAGGAAGCTCTCTGCTCAGGGAACAGCGACAATCTGAGCGGAGTTACTAACCCAGTGGTTGCTTCAAGTGAACCAGCTGGAGATGATAGTCAAACTGGTATATCAGATCCGCATGAAACTGGAAACGCGGGAGGTTCACTGTCGGATATGACTGCAGCAGGACCACATGCCACCTCAGGTGAAGCACAGAGTCACGCTTTACCCAGGAGCCTCTCTGTGCCAGCCATCACATCCACCCACTGTCTGTCGCCTGTTGACACGACAGAGACAAGCCAATGTGATCAGGTCACATTGTGTCAAAGTAAG ATGGCCTGCAAAGAGAACCCTTTTGACCGAAAAGCTGCGATGCCCAAATCAAAGACTTTTCAGGCCCTTCCATCTCAACGGGGCCCTGCCCCCGGACACGGCTTCCCGCTCATCAAGAGGAAG GTGCAGACAGACCAGAATGTTTCTGCAGAAAACCTGCAGGTGGAGTTGAGAGAACTGGATAAACATCTGGAGGCTCTGGAGCAAAGAGGAGTCGAGCTGGAGAGGAATCTGAGAGACTGCAAGAATG ataCAGAGGAGGAACAAATGCTGATGGAGTGGTTTTCTCTCATCCAAGAGAGGCACGATCTGGTACGCAGAGATACAGAGCTGGTTTATCT GACAAAGCAGCAGAAGTTAGAGGAGAGTCAGGCAGATGTGGAGTACGAGCTCAGATGTCTCCTTAATAAACCAG AGAGCGACTGGAGTCAGGAGGATCGAAGTCAAGAGCGGAAGCTGATGGACGAGCTGGTCGCCATCATCGAGCAGAGGAACCAGATCGTCAGCAGCTTGGATCAGGACAGGCAGAG ggaaagagaagaagataCTCTTATTGAAGTCATGATGAAGAACACAG AATTCCAGAAGGAAGGACTAAAAGAGCTAAAGAAGTCAAAAGGAAAGTTCAAGGCCACCAAAGTGTTTAAGATGCTGCACCATAAAGCTGAGAGCACCAAAAACTCAGTGGACAAAAAGAGCTGA
- the LOC121620464 gene encoding ADP-ribosylation factor-binding protein GGA1-like, producing the protein MAAPPDAESLESRINRATNPLNRDTDWSSIHAFCDQLNNDLEGPQLATRLLAHKIQSPQEWEAMQALLVLETCMKNCGKRFHSEVGKFRFLNELIKVVSPKYLGSRSPEPVKKKVLELIYSWTLGLPDEAKISDAYQMLKKQGIIKQDPELPPDKLLNLPPPRPKNAIFEDEEKSKMLSRLLNSSHPEDLKAANKLIKEMVQEDQKRAEKVSKRVNAIQEVKESVTLLTQLLQDYDSTASNQSNAELIQDLYQRCEKMRPTLFRLASDTEDNDEALAEILQANDSLTHVINLYKQQVKGEIVNGNNTVNTQKPTGGGTALLDLSGLDTSPQSPPSFPEFPTPTDSLNAPSQEMGISLLDDELMSLGLSEGTHTSNPPSQPEDSTAWDSFQSSDSIDADIPAAPSLLLSPDPPSHSQALSSGSTPGNSALDELDLLGKTLLQQSLPPEGLQVKWDKQQCKPTLRDLQSKSGSNVAPNPIPAFSAEPPAPLNSQPGLGATLLDMSPTHAETPPTEVDLTDVFVPLESIKPSSLLPVTVFDGHSLRVLFHFARDSPPSRPDVLVVIISMLSSAPVPVTNINFQTTAPKSMAVKLQPPSGTELPAFNPILPPAAVTQILLLANPNKEKVQLQYTLTFTMGEQEHSESGGLEQFPPPETWGNL; encoded by the exons ATGGCTGCGCCGCCCGATGCGGAGAGTTTGGAGTCTCGTATCA acagagccaCAAACCCACTCAACAGAGACACGGACTGGAGCAGCATCCACGCCTTCTGTGACCAGCTCAACAATGATTTGGAGGG ACCTCAGCTGGCCACCAGGCTCCTGGCCCACAAGATCCAGTCTCCACAGGAGTGGGAGGCCATGCAGGCCCTGCTG GTTCTGGAGACGTGTATGAAAAACTGCGGGAAAAGGTTTCACAGTGAAGTGGGAAAGTTCCGTTTTCTCAATGAACTCATCAAAGTAGTTTCTCCAAAG TATCTGGGCTCACGGTCACCAGAGCCAGTAAAAAAGAAGGTTTTGGAGTTGATCTATAGCTGGACTTTGGGGTTGCCTGATGAGGCCAAGATCTCAGATGCCTATCAGATGCTGAAGAAACAAG GTATTATTAAACAAGACCCAGAGCTGCCACCTGACAAACTGCTGAACCTTCCTCCACCCAGACCCAAGAATGCCATttttgaggatgaggagaagtcAAAA ATGTTGTCTCGCCTGTTGAACAGCTCGCACCCTGAAGACCTTAAAGCTGCCAACAAACTCATCAAGGAAATGGTCCAAGAG GATCAGAAGCGAGCAGAGAAAGTGTCTAAGCGGGTGAACGCCATtcaggaggtgaaggagagcGTCACTCTGCTGACTCAGCTTCTGCAGGACTACGACAGCACCGCCAGCAATCAGAGCAACGCTGAACTCATACAG GACCTCTACCAGCGCTGTGAGAAAATGAGACCTACACTGTTCAGACTGGCAAGTGATACAGAGGACAACGATGAGGCTCTGG CGGAGATCCTGCAGGCCAACGACAGCCTGACTCACGTCATCAACCTGTACAAACAGCAGGTGAAGGGGGAGATAGTAAACGGCAacaacacagtgaacacacagaaaccGACAG GAGGAGGGACGGCGCTATTAGATCTGTCTGGATTGGACACGTCACCCCAGTCGCCTCCGTCCTTCCCAGAGTTTCCCACCCCGACAGACAGCCTCAACGCCCCCTCGCAAGAGATGGGCATCAGTCTCCTCGACGACGAGCTCATGTCACTCG GTTTAAGTGAAGGAACACACACCTCCAACCCTCCCTCACAGCCTGAGGACTCCACGGCCTGGGACTCCTTCCAG TCCTCTGACAGCATAGACGCAGACATCCCAGCAGCACCCAGCCTCCTCCTGAGTCCGGACCCACCCTCCCACTCTCAGGCCCTCTCGTCTGGCTCCACCCCCGGGAACTCAGCTCTGGACGAGCTGGACCTGCTGGGAAagacgctgctgcagcagtcCCTGCCTCCAGAGGGCCTGCAGGTCAAATG ggACAAGCAGCAGTGCAAACCAACGCTGAGAGATCTTCAGAGCAAGTCGGGGTCCAACGTTGCCCCAAACCCCATCCCAGCCTTCTCCGCTGAGCCTCCTGCACCTCTAAACTCTCAGCCCGGCCTTGGAGCGACATTGCTAGACATGTCCCCAACTCACGCCGAGACTCCTCCTACAGAAGTCGACCTGACTGATGTTTTTGTACCGCTAGAATCCATTAAGCCCA GTAGTCTGTTacctgtgactgtgtttgatgGACACAGTCTGCGGGTTCTCTTTCACTTTGCCCGCGACTCGCCTCCGTCTCGCCCTGATGTGCTGGTGGTGATCATCTCCATGCTGTCGTCCGCTCCCGTCCCCGTCACCAACATCAACTTCCAGACCACGGCTCCGAAG TCTATggcagtgaagctgcagccccCGTCAGGAACAGAGCTCCCAGCTTTCAACCCCATCCTTCCTCCCGCTGCTGTCACACAGATCCTGCTGCTGGCTAACCCAAACAAG gAGAAAGTACAGCTGCAGTACACATTAACCTTCACCATGGGAGAGCAGGAGCACAGTGAGAGCGGCGGTCTAGAACAGTTCCCTCCTCCGGAGACATGGGGGAACCTatag
- the LOC121620808 gene encoding MICAL-like protein 1 isoform X1: MSNLTQEMREMASPTALREWCRVTCAYYPNVEIKNMSTSFRDGLAFCAIIHKHRPDLIDFRSLFKDNAYQNNELAFAIAETKLGIPALLDPNDMVSSKAPDCLSVITYVSQYYYFFNRKSYAGLASLRSSRVAVLNNPAKTKTPDGLKRHKSSADLETSREDRVSNTRPRTVCYLCFKPVHLIQRRLIGGKVYHRSCFRCTVCHSTLLPGSYTQGRDACSLICTHHTTDSKSPDLNQQTGSAENRPKCKFQAGYFSLAGLAITSVPHYTKKTEPQDRLVCKTAETESKEQQERNREVRAGENRDCIAPHLPSPSVKDRTAEGAGRVGPAASLADSKIQQEATKTQEPSELASACARVTEGSGRPVPAPRRTLVPVPAPRTKTSQTMNNSPAAGSPSNQNKCSLGSPHITNPTSGSPKVKTNHPWLTIIHPGPWTQLPPAPAPVPTPRSKALSKLQKSRYRPKEPAPNPFGEHLDEDTKPEPADQTQASEEALCSGNSDNLSGVTNPVVASSEPAGDDSQTGISDPHETGNAGGSLSDMTAAGPHATSGEAQSHALPRSLSVPAITSTHCLSPVDTTETSQCDQVTLCQSKMACKENPFDRKAAMPKSKTFQALPSQRGPAPGHGFPLIKRKVQTDQNVSAENLQVELRELDKHLEALEQRGVELERNLRDCKNDTEEEQMLMEWFSLIQERHDLVRRDTELVYLTKQQKLEESQADVEYELRCLLNKPESDWSQEDRSQERKLMDELVAIIEQRNQIVSSLDQDRQREREEDTLIEVMMKNTEFQKEGLKELKKSKGKFKATKVFKMLHHKAESTKNSVDKKS, encoded by the exons ATGTCAAATCTCACACAAGAAATGCGAGAAATGGCATCACCGACGGCTTTGCGGGAGTGGTGCCGCGTCACGTGCGCTTATTACCCCAATGTGGAAATAAAGAACATGTCAACCTCATTCAGAGACGGACTTGCTTTCTGTGCCATCATCCACAAGCACCGGCCGGACCTGAT AGATTTCAGATCACTCTTCAAAGACAATGCTTATCAAAATAACGAACTG GCCTTTGCGATTGCAGAGACGAAGCTGGGCATCCCTGCGCTGCTGGACCCAAACGACATGGTTTCCAGCAAGGCGCCGGATTGTTTGAGCGTCATCACCTACGTTTCCCAGTATTACTACTTCTTCAACAGGAAGTCTTATG CAGGTCTTGCCAGTTTGAGGTCATCACGTGTCGCTGTCTTAAACAACCCCGCAAAGACTAAAACTCCTGATGGTCTGAAACGCCATAAG aGCTCGGCCGATCTCGAAACCAGCAGAGAAGATCGTGTCTCTAACACACGGCCACGAACGGTGTGTTATCTGTGTTTTAAGCCTGTCCACCTCATACAGAGACGTTTGATTGGCGGAAAGGTCTACCATCGCAGCTGTTTCAG GTGCACAGTGTGCCACAGCACACTTTTACCAGGGTCTTACACACAGGGAAGAGATGCCTGCTCCTTGATCTGCACTCACCACACAACAGACAGTAAAAGTCCAGACCTCAATCAGCAAACTGGATCTGCTGAGAATCGGCCCAAATGTAAGTTTCAAGCAGGTTATTTTTCTCTAGCTGGATTGGCTATCACCAGCGTCCCTCATTACACTAAGAAAACAGAGCCACAGGACAGACTGGTTTGTAAAACAGCAGAGACGGAGAGTAAggaacagcaggagaggaacagagaggtgAGAGCCGGAGAAAACAGAGACTGCATTGCTCCTCATCTCCCCTCGCCCAGCGTTAAAGACAGGACTGCAGAAGGAGCTGGAAGAGTTGgacctgcagcctctctggCAGACAGCAAGATACAGCAGGAAGCAACAAAGACTCAAGAGCCGTCCGAACTCGCTTCAGCTTGTGCACGGGTGACAGAAGGAAGTGGTCGCCCGGTTCCAGCGCCCAGGCGAACCTTAGTCCCTGTTCCTGCACCCAGGACCAAAACTTCCCAGACAATGAACAACTCccctgcagcag GCAGTCCATCCAACCAAAATAAATGTTCACTGGGTTCACCTCACAT CACCAACCCAACCAGTGGTAGCCCtaaagtgaaaacaaaccaCCCATGGCTGACCATCATCCATCCTGGACCCTGGACACAACTGCCTCCCGCTCCAGCTCCAGTACCCACTCCTCGATCCAAAGCTCTCTCTAAGCTGCAGAAGTCGCGCTACAGACCCAAAGAGCCTGCTCCCAATCCATTTGGAGAACATCTGGATGAGGACACTAAACCTGAGCCTGCAGACCAAACTCAGGCCTCCGAGGAAGCTCTCTGCTCAGGGAACAGCGACAATCTGAGCGGAGTTACTAACCCAGTGGTTGCTTCAAGTGAACCAGCTGGAGATGATAGTCAAACTGGTATATCAGATCCGCATGAAACTGGAAACGCGGGAGGTTCACTGTCGGATATGACTGCAGCAGGACCACATGCCACCTCAGGTGAAGCACAGAGTCACGCTTTACCCAGGAGCCTCTCTGTGCCAGCCATCACATCCACCCACTGTCTGTCGCCTGTTGACACGACAGAGACAAGCCAATGTGATCAGGTCACATTGTGTCAAAGTAAG ATGGCCTGCAAAGAGAACCCTTTTGACCGAAAAGCTGCGATGCCCAAATCAAAGACTTTTCAGGCCCTTCCATCTCAACGGGGCCCTGCCCCCGGACACGGCTTCCCGCTCATCAAGAGGAAG GTGCAGACAGACCAGAATGTTTCTGCAGAAAACCTGCAGGTGGAGTTGAGAGAACTGGATAAACATCTGGAGGCTCTGGAGCAAAGAGGAGTCGAGCTGGAGAGGAATCTGAGAGACTGCAAGAATG ataCAGAGGAGGAACAAATGCTGATGGAGTGGTTTTCTCTCATCCAAGAGAGGCACGATCTGGTACGCAGAGATACAGAGCTGGTTTATCT GACAAAGCAGCAGAAGTTAGAGGAGAGTCAGGCAGATGTGGAGTACGAGCTCAGATGTCTCCTTAATAAACCAG AGAGCGACTGGAGTCAGGAGGATCGAAGTCAAGAGCGGAAGCTGATGGACGAGCTGGTCGCCATCATCGAGCAGAGGAACCAGATCGTCAGCAGCTTGGATCAGGACAGGCAGAG ggaaagagaagaagataCTCTTATTGAAGTCATGATGAAGAACACAG AATTCCAGAAGGAAGGACTAAAAGAGCTAAAGAAGTCAAAAGGAAAGTTCAAGGCCACCAAAGTGTTTAAGATGCTGCACCATAAAGCTGAGAGCACCAAAAACTCAGTGGACAAAAAGAGCTGA